Proteins found in one Rhizobium sp. NZLR1 genomic segment:
- a CDS encoding DUF6481 family protein, translating into MKHAKNNELSDRRSAAAEAKAALLNAFRTAKDTAEPTRIAKQAERQAVAEAREERRAERERVKREELERAQAAEAERQAAAEAEARADADAREAADKDRIARVIADEAARKAARDLRYANRKARKS; encoded by the coding sequence TTGAAACACGCCAAAAACAACGAGCTTTCCGATCGTCGCAGCGCCGCTGCCGAAGCCAAGGCGGCTCTCCTCAATGCGTTTCGTACCGCCAAGGATACGGCCGAACCCACGCGGATCGCAAAGCAGGCGGAGCGTCAAGCCGTCGCCGAAGCCCGGGAAGAACGGCGCGCCGAGCGGGAGCGGGTAAAGCGTGAGGAACTGGAGCGGGCTCAAGCCGCAGAAGCTGAACGTCAGGCGGCCGCCGAGGCCGAAGCACGTGCTGATGCCGACGCGCGCGAAGCGGCCGACAAAGACCGGATCGCTCGCGTGATTGCCGATGAAGCCGCCCGAAAGGCCGCACGCGACCTGCGTTACGCCAATCGAAAAGCCAGAAAGTCGTGA
- a CDS encoding APC family permease, with protein MTDVVEAGISSGTEGKLVRALDWKGAFWVAAGVPPLVLFSIGGIAGTTGKLAFLVWIISMVMGFLQSFTYAEIAGMFANKSGGASVYGATAWLRYSKFIAPLSVWCNWFAWSPVLSLGCAIAAGYILNSFFPIPAADSQMVLDWISAHAASITADSPRVAEYIAAHAGTTPDDAVKALLGTDGVAALTPWIRSWSLVSFGIPFLATANVNATFFIGGILMLIIFAIQHRGISETASVQKWLAIIVLVPLLIIGLYPIVSGHILAANVTGLVPPTAAYSGADGTWSNGGWTLFLGGLYIAAWSTYGFETAVCYTRELKNPKADTFKAIFYSGLACCLFFFLVPFAFQGVLGHAGMLAPGIVDGTGVAEALGGLIGAGRVVTQLLVVLMIMALFLAIMTAMAGSSRTLYQGSKDGWLPKYLDHVNENGAPTRAMWTDFAFNLFLLAIASDTGGYFFVLAVSNVGYIIFNFLNLNSGWIHRMDSGHIERPWKAPTWLIGLNTALAFVNALFLGAGAKVWGYSNALWVGFIFAALILPVFAYRHYVRDGGKFPAGAMEDLGLVGQDLGVKKAGMLPYLALAAGLAIVLIANVIFQLPA; from the coding sequence ATGACAGACGTTGTGGAGGCCGGGATTTCATCCGGCACCGAAGGTAAGCTTGTACGCGCGCTCGACTGGAAGGGCGCATTCTGGGTGGCTGCGGGCGTGCCGCCGCTCGTTCTTTTCTCCATCGGCGGCATTGCGGGCACGACGGGCAAGCTCGCCTTCCTCGTCTGGATCATTTCGATGGTGATGGGTTTCTTGCAATCCTTCACCTATGCCGAAATCGCCGGCATGTTCGCCAACAAATCCGGCGGTGCCTCGGTCTATGGCGCCACCGCCTGGCTGCGGTATTCGAAATTCATCGCGCCACTATCCGTCTGGTGCAACTGGTTTGCCTGGTCGCCCGTGCTGTCGCTCGGCTGCGCCATCGCCGCCGGTTATATCCTCAATTCATTCTTCCCCATCCCGGCGGCGGATTCGCAGATGGTCCTCGACTGGATCTCCGCGCATGCCGCTTCCATCACGGCCGATAGCCCCCGCGTCGCCGAATATATCGCGGCTCATGCCGGCACGACGCCGGATGACGCCGTCAAGGCGTTGCTCGGCACCGACGGCGTCGCCGCGCTGACGCCGTGGATCCGCAGCTGGTCGCTCGTCAGCTTCGGCATTCCCTTTCTTGCCACCGCCAACGTCAATGCTACCTTCTTCATCGGCGGCATCCTGATGCTGATCATCTTCGCGATCCAGCATCGCGGCATTTCGGAAACCGCCAGCGTGCAGAAGTGGCTGGCCATCATCGTGCTCGTGCCGCTGCTTATCATCGGCCTCTACCCCATTGTCAGCGGCCATATCCTTGCCGCCAACGTCACCGGCCTGGTGCCGCCGACGGCCGCCTATTCCGGCGCCGACGGCACCTGGAGCAATGGCGGCTGGACGCTCTTCCTCGGCGGACTCTATATCGCCGCCTGGTCGACCTATGGCTTCGAGACGGCCGTCTGCTACACCCGCGAGCTCAAGAATCCGAAGGCCGACACCTTCAAGGCGATCTTCTATTCCGGCCTTGCCTGCTGCCTGTTCTTCTTCCTGGTGCCCTTCGCCTTCCAGGGCGTTCTCGGCCATGCAGGCATGCTCGCCCCCGGTATTGTCGACGGCACCGGCGTTGCCGAAGCGCTCGGCGGCCTGATCGGCGCCGGCCGGGTCGTCACCCAGTTGCTCGTCGTGTTGATGATCATGGCGCTCTTCCTCGCCATCATGACGGCGATGGCCGGTTCCTCGCGCACGCTCTACCAGGGCTCGAAGGACGGCTGGCTGCCGAAATATCTCGACCACGTCAACGAAAACGGCGCCCCGACACGGGCGATGTGGACCGATTTCGCCTTCAACCTCTTCCTTTTGGCCATCGCCTCGGATACCGGCGGCTACTTCTTCGTGCTCGCCGTGTCGAATGTCGGATACATCATCTTCAACTTCCTGAACCTCAATTCCGGTTGGATACACCGGATGGACTCCGGCCATATCGAACGCCCCTGGAAGGCGCCGACCTGGCTGATCGGTCTCAACACAGCGCTTGCCTTCGTCAATGCTCTGTTCCTCGGCGCCGGCGCCAAGGTCTGGGGTTATTCCAATGCGCTCTGGGTCGGCTTCATCTTCGCCGCCCTGATCCTGCCGGTCTTTGCCTATCGCCACTATGTGCGCGACGGCGGAAAATTCCCGGCAGGTGCGATGGAAGATCTCGGCCTCGTCGGCCAGGATCTTGGCGTCAAGAAGGCCGGCATGCTGCCCTATCTCGCGCTCGCCGCCGGTCTGGCGATCGTCCTGATCGCCAACGTGATCTTTCAGCTTCCGGCTTAA
- the minD gene encoding septum site-determining protein MinD produces the protein MGKVIVVTSGKGGVGKTTSTAALGAALAQRNEKVVVVDFDVGLRNLDLIMGAERRVVYDLINVIQGDAKLTQALIRDKRLETLFLLPASQTRDKDNLTAEGVERVITDLRRYFDWIICDSPAGIERGATLAMRHADAAVVVTNPEVSSVRDSDRIIGLLDSKTAKAERGERMEKHLLLTRYDANRAERGDMLKVDDVLEILSIPLLGIVPESMDVLRASNIGAPVTLADSRSAAAMAYFDAARRLAGETLPMAIPEEKRNIFGKIFGRRAA, from the coding sequence ATGGGGAAAGTGATCGTCGTCACGTCAGGCAAGGGCGGGGTCGGAAAGACGACCTCGACCGCCGCATTGGGAGCGGCGCTGGCGCAACGCAATGAAAAAGTCGTCGTCGTCGATTTCGACGTCGGCTTGCGCAATCTCGACCTGATCATGGGCGCCGAGCGCAGGGTCGTCTACGACCTGATCAATGTCATCCAGGGCGACGCCAAGCTCACCCAGGCGCTCATCCGCGACAAACGGCTTGAGACGTTGTTCCTGCTGCCGGCCTCGCAAACGCGCGACAAGGATAATTTGACGGCCGAGGGCGTGGAGCGCGTCATCACTGACCTGAGGCGTTATTTCGACTGGATCATTTGCGACAGCCCCGCCGGGATCGAACGCGGCGCAACGCTTGCCATGCGCCATGCCGATGCTGCCGTTGTTGTCACCAACCCGGAAGTCTCGTCGGTACGCGATTCCGATCGCATCATCGGCCTGCTGGATTCCAAGACCGCCAAGGCCGAACGCGGCGAGCGGATGGAAAAGCACCTGCTTCTCACCCGCTACGACGCCAACCGCGCCGAGCGCGGCGACATGCTCAAGGTTGACGACGTCCTGGAGATCCTGTCCATCCCGCTGCTCGGCATCGTGCCCGAAAGCATGGATGTTCTGCGTGCATCGAACATCGGCGCGCCGGTCACGCTGGCAGACAGCCGCAGCGCGGCTGCGATGGCCTATTTCGATGCGGCCCGCCGGCTCGCCGGCGAGACCCTGCCGATGGCGATCCCTGAGGAAAAGCGGAATATTTTCGGCAAGATCTTCGGACGGAGGGCGGCATGA
- a CDS encoding cold-shock protein: MTTGTVKWFNSTKGFGFIQPDDGGADAFVHISAVERAGMREIVEGQKIGYELERDNKSGKMSACNLQAA; the protein is encoded by the coding sequence ATGACCACTGGCACAGTTAAATGGTTCAATTCCACCAAGGGCTTCGGCTTCATTCAGCCTGACGACGGTGGCGCTGACGCCTTCGTTCACATCTCGGCCGTTGAGCGCGCCGGCATGCGTGAGATCGTCGAAGGCCAGAAGATCGGTTACGAGCTTGAGCGCGATAACAAGTCGGGCAAAATGTCCGCTTGCAATCTTCAAGCTGCTTAA
- a CDS encoding NAD(P)/FAD-dependent oxidoreductase, with translation MPGDNGRGAEKDVVIIGAGAAGIAAARRLQAIRPDLSILLLEAGDRLGGRAWSVGLPEAGDIALDLGCGWLHGARTNAWTAIAGEVGLAVDHTPAPWNGGRRLQRDDAETHAARAAIGDYFERLESHEGDDTDLAEMLEPGNSWNGQIRAIGTYITGAELERSSVLDYNRYDPGPGPDWRVRQGYGTLICRYGRPVATRLGVEVTRVNHRHAGRIDIQTNQGGLSARAVLVTVSTNVLAAGKIVFDPPLPEKIEAAARLPLGLADKLFLRLANQQALPADTHMLGSISRGATGTYQLRPLGAAVVEAYFAGDLAHDLEREGKEAAFAFAGDELAAAFGADIRKELSVAAMSAWAAAPHIGGSYSYAEPGASDLRSRLAAPHDQRIFFAGEACSRSRYSTAHGAYETGVAAADLIDGSFSRKA, from the coding sequence ATGCCTGGTGACAACGGCAGGGGCGCCGAGAAGGATGTCGTCATCATCGGCGCTGGCGCCGCCGGCATTGCCGCTGCTCGTCGCCTGCAGGCAATCCGCCCGGATCTTTCCATCCTGCTGCTTGAAGCGGGCGATCGTCTCGGCGGCCGCGCCTGGAGCGTCGGGCTGCCTGAAGCCGGCGATATCGCACTCGATCTCGGTTGCGGCTGGCTGCATGGGGCGCGGACCAACGCCTGGACCGCGATCGCCGGTGAGGTCGGACTGGCGGTCGACCATACACCGGCGCCCTGGAACGGCGGCCGGCGGCTGCAGCGGGACGATGCGGAGACCCACGCCGCGCGAGCGGCGATCGGTGACTATTTCGAACGCCTTGAAAGCCATGAAGGCGATGACACCGATCTGGCCGAGATGCTCGAACCCGGCAATTCCTGGAACGGGCAGATCCGGGCGATCGGCACCTATATCACCGGCGCCGAGCTGGAACGCTCGTCGGTCCTCGACTACAACCGATACGACCCCGGTCCTGGCCCCGATTGGCGGGTGCGCCAGGGCTATGGGACGTTGATCTGCCGTTACGGCAGGCCGGTTGCGACGAGGCTCGGCGTCGAAGTGACGCGCGTAAATCACCGCCATGCCGGCCGCATCGACATTCAGACGAACCAGGGTGGGCTCAGTGCCCGTGCGGTGCTGGTGACGGTTTCGACGAATGTGCTTGCCGCTGGCAAGATTGTTTTCGACCCGCCTTTGCCCGAGAAGATCGAGGCAGCGGCGCGGTTGCCGCTCGGGCTCGCCGACAAGCTCTTCCTCAGGCTCGCAAATCAGCAGGCGCTGCCGGCTGATACCCATATGCTCGGCTCCATCAGCCGCGGCGCGACCGGCACCTATCAGCTCCGGCCACTCGGCGCTGCCGTCGTCGAAGCCTATTTTGCCGGCGACCTCGCGCATGATCTGGAGCGGGAGGGAAAAGAGGCCGCCTTTGCCTTCGCTGGGGATGAACTGGCGGCAGCATTCGGCGCCGATATCCGCAAGGAATTGTCGGTGGCGGCAATGTCGGCCTGGGCCGCTGCACCCCATATCGGCGGCTCCTATTCCTATGCCGAGCCGGGCGCCTCCGATCTGCGCAGCCGTCTCGCTGCACCGCATGACCAGCGGATCTTCTTTGCGGGCGAGGCCTGTTCTCGCTCGCGTTACTCGACGGCGCACGGCGCCTATGAGACCGGGGTCGCTGCAGCCGATCTGATCGACGGGTCGTTCTCGAGAAAAGCGTAA
- the minE gene encoding cell division topological specificity factor MinE, producing the protein MNIFRLFNKQRTAPAARERLQVLLAHERSSAGSDLVTLLREEILAVIAKHVQLDHDKVQVTIDRNEYVSTLEIDVEIPLNAAVQAA; encoded by the coding sequence ATGAATATTTTCCGTCTTTTCAACAAGCAGAGAACCGCACCGGCCGCTCGCGAACGCCTGCAGGTGCTTCTTGCCCACGAGCGCTCTTCAGCCGGGTCGGACCTGGTCACGCTGCTGCGCGAGGAAATTCTCGCGGTAATCGCCAAGCATGTACAGCTCGACCACGACAAGGTGCAGGTGACGATCGATCGCAACGAATACGTCTCGACGCTCGAGATCGATGTCGAAATCCCGTTGAATGCAGCCGTGCAGGCCGCTTGA
- a CDS encoding aldo/keto reductase — translation MDYRKLGSSGTVVTAYCLGTMTFGAEADEAASHKLLDDYFAWGGNFIDTADVYSAGKSEEIIGRWLKARPTEARQAIVATKGRFPMGNGPNDIGLSRRHLGQALDDSLRRLGLEQIDLYQMHAWDALTPIEETLRFLDDAVSSGKIGYYGFSNYVGWHIAKASEIAKARGYTRPVTLQPQYNLLVRDIELEIVAACQDAGMGLLPWSPLGGGWLTGKYKRDEMPTGATRLGENPNRGGESYAPRNAMERTWAIIGVVEEIARAHGVSMAQVALGWTAAQPAITSVILGARTPEQLADNLGAMKLKLSDDDLARLDEVSAPQPFDYPYGKGGINQRHRKIEGGR, via the coding sequence ATGGATTATCGCAAGCTCGGTTCCAGCGGGACCGTCGTCACTGCCTATTGCCTCGGCACCATGACCTTCGGCGCGGAGGCCGACGAGGCGGCCTCGCACAAGCTGCTCGACGATTATTTCGCCTGGGGCGGCAATTTCATCGATACTGCCGATGTCTATAGCGCCGGCAAGTCGGAAGAGATCATCGGACGCTGGCTGAAGGCCCGCCCGACCGAAGCCCGCCAGGCGATCGTCGCCACCAAGGGACGTTTTCCGATGGGCAACGGACCGAATGACATCGGCCTGTCGCGCCGGCATCTCGGTCAGGCGCTCGACGATTCTCTCCGCCGCCTCGGCCTCGAGCAGATCGATCTCTACCAGATGCATGCTTGGGACGCGCTGACGCCGATCGAAGAGACGCTGCGCTTCCTCGACGATGCGGTATCATCAGGCAAGATCGGCTATTACGGCTTCTCCAACTATGTCGGCTGGCATATCGCCAAGGCATCCGAAATCGCCAAGGCGCGGGGTTATACCCGCCCGGTGACGCTGCAGCCGCAATATAACCTGTTGGTGCGCGACATCGAACTCGAAATCGTCGCCGCCTGCCAGGATGCCGGCATGGGCCTGTTGCCCTGGTCGCCGCTCGGCGGCGGCTGGCTGACCGGCAAGTACAAGCGCGACGAGATGCCGACTGGCGCCACCCGCCTCGGCGAAAATCCCAATCGCGGCGGTGAGTCCTATGCGCCGCGCAATGCGATGGAGCGAACCTGGGCGATTATCGGCGTTGTCGAGGAGATCGCCAGGGCGCATGGCGTCAGCATGGCGCAGGTGGCGCTCGGCTGGACGGCGGCGCAGCCGGCGATCACCTCGGTCATCCTCGGCGCCCGCACGCCGGAGCAACTGGCCGACAATCTTGGCGCCATGAAGCTCAAGCTCTCCGACGATGACCTGGCGAGATTGGATGAGGTAAGCGCGCCTCAGCCTTTCGATTACCCCTACGGCAAGGGCGGTATCAATCAGCGCCACCGCAAGATCGAAGGCGGCCGCTAA
- a CDS encoding DUF1989 domain-containing protein, whose protein sequence is MRELHPAMTGLRPAAASLVRYPGIPTLPEGTERYRAKGGGSVVVRVEPGDCVTVIDSEGGQVCEVSFLNEKGRFLAAGLGTAFSNSAEGLKAILQGEDESAARTRAALERRGADLAAAGALRIFGAGSSPGSRADFTISMKGLLIVAAPAGAMLPEAQDTATPIEIRIKRSLLIRDYASALPEPAADPIEDIRIRAATAAAYFVRAGEFIQIIDVYGRQCTDFQAFAARKVDKGLDLALDSTVTRTLLSRSYPMPGLPSKAFDRDFEPLVEIVQDTVGRHDAFATACNSRYYDDMGYPGHVNCTDNFNAALAPYGIAGRKGWEALNYFYNTNIEHNNQLYLDEPWSRPGDYVLMRALTDLVCVSSSCPDDIDAANGWDPTDIHVRTFSGKEKFSRAVAYRMTPDADAELTRETAFHPRLSTLTRDYTEYRGYWLPNRFSAEGPVEEYWACRERAAVIDLSPLRKFEVTGPDAEELLQYCLTRDVRKLSTGQVVYSAMCYENGGMIDDGTLFRLGDKNFRWIGGDDFSGIWLRQQAEEKGFKAWVRSSTDQMHNIALQGPKSRDILKEIIWTAPRQPTIGELEWFRFTVGRIGGFEGAPVVVSRTGYTGELGYEIFCHPKDALAVFDAVWEAGQPHGLKPMGLEALDMVRIEAGLIFAHHEFTDQTDPFEAGIGFTVPLKSKQDDFIGREALIRRKEHPRHLLVGLDVKANEAVGHGDCIHIGRAQVGVVTSATRSPILGKTIALARIDVMHASPGTEVEIGKLDGHQKRLPATIVPLSHYDPQKTRPRS, encoded by the coding sequence ATGCGAGAACTTCATCCTGCTATGACGGGCCTGCGGCCGGCGGCTGCGAGCCTCGTGCGTTATCCCGGCATTCCCACCTTGCCGGAGGGAACGGAGCGCTACAGGGCAAAAGGCGGCGGATCGGTCGTGGTGCGTGTCGAGCCGGGCGACTGCGTCACTGTCATCGACAGCGAGGGCGGACAGGTTTGCGAGGTCTCTTTCCTCAACGAAAAGGGACGCTTCCTGGCGGCGGGTCTCGGAACGGCATTCAGCAATTCAGCCGAAGGTTTGAAGGCCATTCTTCAAGGGGAGGATGAGAGTGCTGCCCGCACCCGCGCAGCGCTTGAGCGGCGCGGCGCCGATCTTGCCGCGGCCGGAGCGCTCCGCATCTTCGGGGCGGGATCGAGCCCGGGCAGCCGGGCGGATTTCACGATTTCCATGAAGGGCCTGCTGATCGTCGCGGCACCGGCCGGCGCCATGTTGCCGGAGGCCCAGGATACGGCGACGCCGATCGAGATCAGGATCAAGCGCAGCCTGTTGATCCGCGACTACGCCTCCGCCCTGCCGGAACCGGCCGCCGACCCCATCGAGGATATCCGCATCCGGGCGGCGACCGCCGCGGCCTATTTCGTGCGTGCCGGCGAATTCATCCAGATCATCGATGTTTATGGGCGCCAGTGCACCGATTTCCAAGCTTTCGCCGCCCGCAAGGTCGACAAGGGCCTCGATCTCGCGCTTGATTCGACGGTTACCCGCACACTGCTCAGCCGCAGCTATCCTATGCCGGGCCTGCCCTCTAAGGCCTTCGACCGGGACTTCGAGCCGCTGGTCGAAATCGTCCAGGATACGGTCGGGCGCCACGATGCTTTCGCGACCGCCTGCAATTCGCGCTACTACGACGACATGGGTTATCCTGGCCACGTCAACTGCACGGACAATTTCAACGCGGCGCTGGCGCCTTACGGCATTGCCGGCCGCAAGGGTTGGGAAGCGCTGAACTATTTCTACAACACCAATATCGAACACAACAACCAGCTCTATCTCGACGAGCCCTGGTCGCGCCCCGGCGATTACGTGCTGATGCGGGCGCTCACCGATCTTGTCTGCGTCTCATCGTCCTGCCCCGACGATATCGACGCGGCGAACGGCTGGGATCCGACGGATATCCATGTCCGCACCTTTTCCGGAAAAGAAAAATTCTCACGAGCGGTGGCCTATCGCATGACCCCAGATGCCGACGCCGAACTGACGCGCGAAACCGCCTTCCATCCACGCCTCTCGACCCTGACGCGCGATTACACCGAATATCGCGGCTACTGGCTGCCGAACCGCTTTTCCGCCGAGGGACCGGTCGAGGAATATTGGGCCTGCCGCGAGCGCGCCGCCGTCATCGACCTTTCGCCCCTGCGGAAGTTCGAGGTGACTGGGCCGGATGCCGAGGAGCTCTTACAATATTGCCTGACACGCGACGTGCGCAAACTGTCGACAGGTCAGGTCGTCTATTCCGCCATGTGCTACGAAAACGGCGGCATGATCGATGACGGCACGCTCTTCCGCCTCGGCGACAAGAATTTCCGCTGGATCGGCGGCGATGATTTCAGTGGCATATGGCTGCGTCAGCAGGCCGAAGAAAAAGGCTTCAAGGCCTGGGTTCGCTCTTCGACCGACCAGATGCACAATATCGCCCTGCAAGGGCCGAAGAGCCGCGATATCCTGAAGGAGATCATCTGGACGGCGCCGCGCCAGCCGACGATCGGTGAGCTCGAATGGTTCCGCTTCACTGTCGGCCGCATCGGTGGTTTCGAGGGCGCGCCCGTCGTCGTCTCGCGCACGGGCTACACCGGCGAGCTCGGCTACGAGATCTTCTGTCATCCGAAGGATGCGCTGGCGGTGTTCGACGCGGTCTGGGAGGCGGGGCAGCCGCACGGGTTGAAGCCGATGGGGCTGGAGGCGCTCGACATGGTTCGCATCGAGGCAGGTCTGATCTTTGCCCATCACGAATTCACCGACCAGACGGACCCGTTCGAGGCCGGCATCGGCTTCACCGTGCCGCTGAAATCCAAGCAGGACGATTTCATCGGCCGCGAGGCGCTGATCCGGCGCAAGGAGCATCCGCGCCATCTGCTTGTCGGCCTCGACGTCAAGGCCAACGAGGCGGTCGGCCATGGCGATTGCATCCATATCGGCCGGGCTCAGGTCGGCGTCGTCACCAGTGCCACCCGCTCGCCGATCCTCGGCAAGACGATCGCGCTCGCCCGCATCGACGTCATGCATGCAAGTCCCGGCACCGAGGTCGAAATCGGCAAGCTCGACGGCCACCAGAAACGCCTGCCGGCGACAATCGTGCCGCTTTCGCACTACGACCCGCAGAAGACGCGCCCGCGCTCGTAA
- a CDS encoding TetR/AcrR family transcriptional regulator: MARPRTFEESEVLDRAADVFGRHGYDGSTMVELTAAMGLNSPSIYAAFGSKRGLFDAVLRRCSAREDEHWAWALAAPTAEGVVKRLLTTSPEQTSSRVLVHAGLAMGAENADIPPALLHRRQSAELKLRDRFEEAKRAGDLPAEADTSRLASYVTAVLGGLAMKAAGGAPHGDLREAAEQAVAAWRAIRDVAAATNIRTGGSPPAGERSRDPRRFSADAALDAAMKLFWTRGFTGASLSDLTEAMGITRPSLYAAFGNKEALFFKALDLYQSLRKDYMTEALQTPTARGVFEALLRGALRDQLDEEQPRGCLMVLNAMQGGDEAQAIRIEVLRRQAIGRDLLAARFERAKREGDLLPTVNVDGLVRFVQSLMHGILAQGGAGASPSELEALVESSLTMWTASADLSIGKD, from the coding sequence ATGGCCCGTCCTCGCACGTTCGAAGAAAGTGAAGTGCTGGATCGCGCGGCGGACGTGTTCGGCCGCCATGGCTATGACGGCTCAACCATGGTGGAGCTGACGGCCGCGATGGGCCTGAACTCACCCAGCATCTACGCCGCCTTTGGAAGCAAACGCGGGCTCTTCGACGCCGTTCTCAGGCGCTGCAGCGCTCGCGAGGACGAGCACTGGGCATGGGCGCTCGCCGCGCCGACGGCCGAAGGAGTCGTCAAACGCTTGCTGACGACCTCGCCGGAGCAGACGTCGAGCCGCGTTCTCGTCCATGCGGGTTTGGCGATGGGAGCGGAGAATGCAGACATCCCGCCTGCGCTGCTGCATCGCCGCCAATCAGCAGAGCTGAAACTACGAGACCGGTTCGAAGAAGCGAAGCGGGCGGGCGACCTCCCGGCAGAGGCTGATACCTCACGGTTGGCGAGCTACGTAACGGCGGTGCTCGGCGGTCTCGCCATGAAGGCCGCCGGCGGGGCACCGCACGGCGACCTGCGAGAGGCTGCCGAGCAGGCGGTAGCGGCGTGGCGGGCAATCAGGGACGTCGCAGCCGCTACGAACATTCGTACAGGGGGTTCGCCGCCGGCGGGGGAGCGAAGCCGCGACCCGCGAAGGTTTAGTGCAGATGCGGCACTCGATGCTGCCATGAAGCTCTTCTGGACCAGGGGTTTTACCGGCGCGTCGCTCAGTGATCTCACCGAGGCGATGGGGATCACCCGCCCAAGTCTCTATGCCGCGTTCGGCAACAAGGAAGCGCTCTTTTTCAAGGCTCTCGACCTCTACCAGTCTCTTCGGAAAGACTACATGACGGAGGCACTCCAGACCCCGACGGCGCGGGGCGTTTTCGAGGCACTCCTCAGGGGGGCGCTACGCGACCAGTTGGACGAGGAACAACCGCGCGGCTGCCTGATGGTTCTTAACGCGATGCAGGGAGGTGACGAGGCGCAGGCGATCCGCATCGAGGTCCTCAGGCGCCAGGCCATCGGGCGCGACCTGCTCGCCGCAAGGTTTGAGCGGGCCAAACGCGAGGGCGACCTGTTGCCGACGGTCAATGTCGACGGTCTCGTGCGTTTCGTCCAATCCCTGATGCACGGCATTCTCGCGCAGGGAGGGGCCGGCGCAAGCCCAAGCGAGCTGGAGGCGCTCGTTGAGAGCAGCCTGACCATGTGGACCGCGTCGGCAGATTTATCGATCGGTAAAGATTAG
- a CDS encoding enoyl-CoA hydratase/isomerase family protein, with protein MSSFRFEQHGMVGKLILLGDAASEPGADYPSSLRAGVRQAYESDIRVLHVTSASGSFAIADNPGDIGGKGSKFLEAFAADVLASLRAIEELPIPTVASVSGMALGGGFELLLACDFLVAAESAHLFFPEGMVGGVPMTGGVQRLADRVGSARATRLVLLSEMISGKAALDLGVATHLAPDAELEKVTEDLLQRLANGPTLAYGKMRSLIRAWSSGGVSAADVITLQVTAGILDTRDGAEGMAAATAAIRKGESIPQIQFSGR; from the coding sequence ATGAGTTCGTTCCGTTTCGAGCAGCATGGTATGGTGGGCAAGCTGATCTTGCTCGGTGACGCGGCCAGCGAGCCGGGAGCCGATTATCCCTCGTCGCTGAGGGCTGGCGTGCGTCAGGCATACGAAAGCGACATCCGCGTTCTTCATGTGACTTCCGCGTCCGGCAGCTTCGCCATAGCAGATAACCCAGGTGACATTGGAGGCAAGGGATCGAAATTCCTGGAAGCGTTCGCCGCCGATGTTTTGGCTTCGTTGCGCGCGATTGAGGAATTGCCGATACCGACGGTTGCCTCTGTAAGCGGAATGGCGCTGGGCGGTGGTTTTGAACTCCTTCTCGCATGCGATTTTCTCGTGGCGGCAGAGTCGGCACACCTTTTCTTCCCGGAGGGAATGGTCGGTGGAGTTCCCATGACCGGCGGAGTGCAGCGACTTGCCGATCGCGTCGGCAGTGCGCGCGCCACGCGCCTGGTCCTGCTCTCGGAGATGATATCCGGCAAGGCCGCGTTGGATCTGGGTGTGGCAACCCACCTTGCTCCTGACGCCGAACTGGAGAAGGTCACGGAAGATCTCCTGCAGCGCCTCGCGAACGGACCGACCCTCGCCTACGGGAAGATGCGCTCGCTCATCCGGGCCTGGTCGTCGGGCGGTGTGTCGGCCGCAGACGTCATTACCCTCCAAGTCACCGCTGGTATCCTCGACACCAGAGATGGCGCAGAGGGAATGGCCGCTGCAACTGCGGCTATCCGGAAAGGTGAGTCGATCCCACAGATCCAGTTTTCCGGACGGTAG